The proteins below are encoded in one region of Candidatus Binatia bacterium:
- a CDS encoding NAD(+)/NADH kinase, translating to MTTLAIEKRVVAFYVDTEREHARSIAARVAGDFRSSGFDVVDAKAAADASLLVTVGGDGTLLRAARIAVVADVPLLGINTGRLGFLTELDEDDPRLDDLPALVGAGLFLDERTALEAEYDGRRFFALNDVVVRKGEVSRIVPFGLRVDDGATTRIAADGICVATPTGSTAYFLSAGGSLISPSVDAFGVVPLLPHTLFSRPLIVPTKSRIEISSDQESAQAHLECDGDVLSDIEPSTSVIIRCHPKRVYFARTAPLHFLERLEAKMLWGVSIKDPRR from the coding sequence ATGACCACGCTCGCGATCGAGAAAAGAGTCGTCGCGTTCTACGTAGATACCGAGCGCGAGCACGCCCGGTCGATCGCGGCGCGCGTCGCGGGCGATTTTCGCTCGAGCGGCTTCGACGTCGTCGATGCAAAAGCGGCGGCGGACGCCTCGTTGCTCGTCACGGTCGGCGGCGACGGCACGCTCCTGCGCGCGGCCCGCATCGCCGTCGTAGCCGACGTGCCGCTGCTCGGCATCAACACCGGCCGCTTGGGGTTCCTGACCGAACTCGACGAAGACGATCCGCGGCTCGACGATCTGCCGGCGCTCGTCGGCGCCGGACTCTTCCTCGACGAACGCACCGCGCTCGAAGCGGAGTACGACGGACGTCGCTTCTTCGCGCTCAACGATGTCGTCGTGCGCAAGGGCGAGGTATCGCGCATCGTGCCGTTCGGCCTTCGGGTGGACGACGGCGCGACGACCCGCATCGCCGCCGACGGCATCTGCGTCGCGACGCCGACCGGTTCGACCGCCTATTTTCTCTCGGCAGGCGGCTCGCTGATCTCGCCGAGCGTGGACGCCTTCGGCGTGGTGCCGCTTCTGCCGCACACGCTCTTCTCGCGCCCGCTGATCGTGCCGACGAAGTCGCGCATCGAGATCTCGTCCGACCAGGAGAGCGCGCAGGCGCACCTCGAGTGCGACGGCGACGTGCTCAGCGACATCGAACCCAGCACCAGCGTCATAATCCGATGCCATCCGAAGCGCGTCTACTTTGCGCGGACCGCGCCGCTGCACTTCCTCGAACGCCTCGAGGCGAAGATGCTCTGGGGCGTTTCCATCAAGGATCCCCGTCGGTAA